TTACGGCCAAAGATTTTGCATACAGATTTAATCTGGCGGGCATTAAAGCAATTGTCTGTACCGGTGAGGGCGAGGTTACAGATCATGTTGACGAGGCACAGAAAACCTCGCCGTCCCTAAAGATCAAAGTGGTTGCGAGAGGCAAAAAAGACGGCTGGGTATCGTTTACCGAGGGCATGGAGGCCGCAAGTGAAAACTGGAGCCGTCCGCAGGGCAAAGATGCGGTTTGCGCTAAAGACTGCATGCTTATGTATTTCACTTCAGGCACAAGCGGTTTGCCGAAACTGGTCGCACATGATTATTCTTATTCACTTGCCCATATTATTACCGCAAAGCACTGGCACCACCTCGACGAGAACTCACTGCATCTTACAGTTGCCGAAACCGGCTGGGGCAAGGCGGTATGGGGAAAGCTATATGGCCAGTGGTTAATGGAATCGACCGTATTCGTCTATGACTTTGAGAAATTCAATTCTGCCAACCTGCTTTCAAAAATTGAGCAGTACCGCATTACGTCGTTTTGCGCCCCGCCTACCATTTTTCGCTTCTTTATCAAGGACGGAATGGATGGTTATGACCTCTCGTCGCTGAAATATGCCACAATTGCCGGCGAGGCACTAAATCCGGAGGTATTCAATAGGTTTTACGAGAAAACCGGAGTTAAGCTTATGGAAGGTTTCGGGCAGACCGAAACGACACTTCTAATCGCAAATCTTTACGGTATGACGCCAAAGCCCGGGTCAATGGGCAAGCCTACTCCGCTTTACAATGTTGAGCTTCTCGACAGTGACGGAAAACCCGTCCCACCCGGAGATGTAGGTGAGATTTGCGTAAAGGTAGAAGAAGGCCAATACCAGCCGGGACTTTTCACCGGTTATTATAAAGACCCAGAGCGCACAAAATCCGTATGGCATGACGGTTATTATCATACAGGTGATACCGCGTGGCGCGATGAGGATGGTTACTTCTGGTATGTCGGCCGCACGGACGATGTTATCAAATCGTCAGGCTATCGTATCGGGCCTTTTGAAATAGAGAGCGTGCTGATGCAGCACCCGGCGGTACTTGAATGTGCCATCACCGGCGTACCAGACCCAATCAGAGGTCAGGTTGTCAAGGCTACCATTGTACTTACGAAAAACTATAAGCCTTCCGATGAGCTTGCTCAGGAACTCAAGGACTATGTAAAAAATCAAACCGCACCTTACAAATATCCTCGTGTCGTAGAATTTGTCGAGGAATTGCCTAAGACAATCAGCGGTAAGATTCGCCGCGCTGCTCTTAGGGAAAAGGATAATGCTGGTAAGGTTGGTTGACTCTCTGTAACATAAACCCCAATCAATTGTGATTGGGGTTTTCTTTTGCACGAAATTTGCTAATAAAATCTTATAACGATTGGAAAATGACAAATTGTAAAAAATCAAACTTGCTGGTATCATTATAATAGAATACAGTAAAGTCTCTGAAAATCGATGTGAATATAAGCGATTTAAATAAAGGATTTGAAACGGATTATGAAAAAACTTGTAATTGGGATACTGGCGCATGTCGATGCTGGCAAGACGACGCTGTCTGAAGGCATGCTTTATTTGAGCGGAAAGATAAGAAAACTCGGCAGAGTTGACAATAAAGATTCATATCTCGATACTTATGAGCTCGAAAGGCAGAGAGGAATAACTATATTCTCAAAACAGGCCATTTTTGAAGTTGATGATACGCAGATAACATTGCTGGATACCCCGGGGCACGTCGATTTTTCTGCAGAAACTGAGAGAACGCTGCAGGTATTGGACTATGCCGTTTTAGTCGTTAGCGGCGCGGACGGCGTGCAGGGGCATACCAAAACCTTGTGGCGCCTGCTGGAAATGTATAATATCCCTGTGTTTATATTCATCAACAAAATGGACCAGAATGGTACAGATAAAGAT
This DNA window, taken from [Clostridium] cellulosi, encodes the following:
- a CDS encoding AMP-dependent synthetase and ligase (High confidence in function and specificity) — protein: MHGIHLKYVNEEYDKNGLLTKFSLNIPDDYNFAYDVVDEMARLEPNKTAMIWCNEFGEEHYFTFADIKRYSDKTANFFTSLGIKKGDMVMLVLKRHYEFWFSIIALHKIGAIAIPGTALLTAKDFAYRFNLAGIKAIVCTGEGEVTDHVDEAQKTSPSLKIKVVARGKKDGWVSFTEGMEAASENWSRPQGKDAVCAKDCMLMYFTSGTSGLPKLVAHDYSYSLAHIITAKHWHHLDENSLHLTVAETGWGKAVWGKLYGQWLMESTVFVYDFEKFNSANLLSKIEQYRITSFCAPPTIFRFFIKDGMDGYDLSSLKYATIAGEALNPEVFNRFYEKTGVKLMEGFGQTETTLLIANLYGMTPKPGSMGKPTPLYNVELLDSDGKPVPPGDVGEICVKVEEGQYQPGLFTGYYKDPERTKSVWHDGYYHTGDTAWRDEDGYFWYVGRTDDVIKSSGYRIGPFEIESVLMQHPAVLECAITGVPDPIRGQVVKATIVLTKNYKPSDELAQELKDYVKNQTAPYKYPRVVEFVEELPKTISGKIRRAALREKDNAGKVG